From the genome of Nicotiana sylvestris chromosome 2, ASM39365v2, whole genome shotgun sequence, one region includes:
- the LOC104216094 gene encoding uncharacterized protein has translation MDLPPEELQFLTIPDIFKESISIPKRSPKTFYLITLTLVFPLSFAILAHSLFTHPIITQLQENPNSSHASQWTKLIVFQFCYLLFLFGFSLLSTAAVVFTVASIYTSKPVSFSSTLAAIPSVFKRLFITFIWVSLSMLAYNTVFLIFLVLLIVAADTQNVVLFLFSFLVVFVLFLVVHVYISALWHLASVVSVLEPVYGIGAMKKSYELLKGRTGMAFFLVFGYLSICGVINGFFGTIVVHGGESYGVFSRIVVGGFLVGVLVIVNLVGLLVQSVFYYVCKSYHHQGIDKTALYDHLGGYLGEYVPLKSSVQMENMETGALTP, from the coding sequence ATGGATCTGCCACCAGAGGAGCTTCAATTCTTGACTATACCTGATATTTTCAAAGAATCAATCTCCATACCCAAAAGATCCCCAAAAACTTTCTACCTTATTACCCTTACATTAGTATTCCCTTTGTCTTTTGCAATCTTGGCTCATTCTTTGTTCACTCACCCCATCATTACTCAGCTTCAAGAAAACCCAAATTCATCTCATGCCTCACAATGGACCAAGCTCATTGTTTTCCAGTTCTGTTACCTGCTTTTCTTGTTTGGTTTCTCTTTACTTTCAACTGCTGCTGTTGTTTTCACTGTGGCATCAATTTACACCTCAAAGCCTGTGTCTTTTTCTTCTACCTTAGCTGCTATTCCCAGTGTTTTCAAGAGGCTTTTTATTACTTTCATTTGGGTTTCTCTTTCTATGTTGGCTTATAACACTGTTTTCTTGATTTTTCTTGTGCTTTTGATTGTGGCAGCAGATACCCAGAATGTGGTTTTGTTCCTCTTTTCATTCTTGGTTGTGTTTGTGCTCTTCCTTGTAGTGCATGTTTACATCAGTGCATTGTGGCATTTGGCTAGTGTGGTGTCTGTTCTTGAGCCTGTTTATGGTATAGGAGCTATGAAGAAGAGTTATGAGTTGTTGAAAGGGAGGACAGGGATGGCATTTTTCCTTGTCTTCGGGTACTTGTCGATTTGTGGGGTGATTAATGGTTTTTTTGGGACAATTGTAGTGCATGGAGGTGAAAGTTATGGTGTGTTTTCAAGAATTGTGGTTGGTGGATTCCTGGTTGGAGTATTGGTGATTGTGAATCTTGTGGGGCTTTTGGTGCAAAGTGTGTTTTACTATGTTTGCAAGAGTTATCATCATCAGGGGATAGACAAGACTGCTCTGTATGATCATCTTGGGGGATACCTTGGGGAGTATGTGCCGTTGAAAAGCAGTGTTCAGATGGAGAACATGGAAACTGGTGCCTTGACACCATGA